A single region of the Streptomyces sp. ITFR-16 genome encodes:
- a CDS encoding polyprenyl synthetase family protein has translation MSSTTGTRGESVTPVNPASDTVAQTTDVTALLERGRALSAPVLRAAVDRLAPPMDTVAAYHFGWIDAQGRPADGDGGKAVRPALALLSAEAAGAAAQAGIPGAVAVELVHNFSLLHDDLMDGDEQRRHRDTVWKVHGPAQAILVGDALFALANEVLLEIGTVEAGRAARRLTSATRKLIDGQAQDISYEHRERVTVEECLEMEGNKTGALLACACSIGAVLGGADDRTADVLEAYGYHLGLAFQAVDDLLGIWGDPESTGKQTWSDLRQRKKSLPVVAALAAGGPASERLGELLAEDAKSSDFDSFSEEEFAARAALIEEAGGREWTAQEARRQHAVAIEALHGVDMPETVRAQLTALADFVVVRKR, from the coding sequence ATGAGCAGTACCACCGGAACAAGAGGAGAGTCAGTGACCCCGGTGAATCCGGCTTCCGACACCGTGGCGCAGACCACGGACGTCACCGCGCTTCTGGAGCGCGGACGGGCCCTTTCCGCGCCGGTGCTCCGGGCCGCCGTTGACCGGCTCGCACCGCCCATGGACACCGTGGCCGCCTATCACTTCGGCTGGATCGATGCCCAGGGCAGGCCTGCCGACGGCGACGGCGGCAAGGCCGTCCGCCCGGCGCTGGCCCTGCTGTCCGCGGAGGCCGCCGGAGCCGCGGCCCAGGCCGGCATCCCCGGCGCCGTGGCCGTCGAACTCGTGCACAACTTCTCGCTGCTGCACGACGACCTGATGGACGGCGACGAGCAGCGCCGCCACCGCGACACGGTCTGGAAGGTGCATGGTCCCGCCCAGGCGATCCTCGTCGGCGACGCGCTCTTCGCGCTGGCCAACGAGGTGCTGCTGGAGATCGGCACCGTCGAGGCGGGCCGCGCGGCCCGCCGGCTGACCTCGGCCACCCGCAAGCTCATCGACGGGCAGGCCCAGGACATCTCCTACGAGCACCGCGAGCGGGTCACCGTCGAGGAGTGCCTGGAGATGGAGGGCAACAAGACCGGCGCCCTGCTCGCCTGCGCCTGCTCCATCGGCGCGGTGCTCGGCGGCGCCGACGACCGCACCGCCGATGTGCTGGAGGCGTACGGCTACCACCTCGGGCTCGCCTTCCAGGCCGTCGACGACCTGCTCGGCATCTGGGGGGACCCGGAGTCCACCGGCAAGCAGACCTGGAGCGATCTGCGCCAGCGCAAGAAGTCCCTGCCGGTCGTCGCCGCGCTCGCCGCGGGCGGACCGGCCTCGGAGCGTCTGGGCGAGCTGCTCGCCGAGGACGCCAAGAGCAGCGACTTCGACAGCTTCTCCGAAGAGGAGTTCGCCGCCCGTGCGGCGCTCATCGAGGAGGCGGGCGGCCGCGAGTGGACCGCCCAGGAGGCCCGTCGTCAGCATGCGGTCGCCATCGAGGCGCTGCACGGTGTCGACATGCCGGAAACCGTGCGGGCGCAGCTCACGGCGCTCGCGGACTTCGTCGTCGTACGAAAGAGATGA
- a CDS encoding ABC transporter permease, with protein sequence MSDTTRDGAVALSKPPSADDGLSAAELAAKYGLTVSGARPGLLEYIRQLRGRRHFIMAFSRAKLTAQYSQAKLGQLWQVATPLLNAAVYFLIFGLILGTKKGMTQDVFIPFLVTGVFVFTFTQSSVMAGVRAISGNLGLVRALHFPRASLPISFSLQQLQQLLYSMIVLVAVTVAFGSYPRLSWLLVVPALAMQFFFNTGLALVMARLGAKTPDLAQLMPFVMRTWMYASGVMFSIPVMLASKPAWIGDVLQYNPAAIYMDLIRFAMIDGYGSENLPSHVWAVGLAWSVLVGIVGFVYFWKAEERYGRG encoded by the coding sequence GTGAGTGACACAACCCGTGATGGTGCGGTTGCGCTGAGCAAGCCGCCATCAGCCGACGACGGCCTGAGCGCGGCCGAGCTGGCCGCGAAATACGGTCTGACGGTCAGCGGTGCCCGGCCCGGACTCCTCGAGTACATCCGCCAGCTCCGCGGGCGGCGCCACTTCATCATGGCGTTCTCCCGGGCCAAGCTGACCGCGCAGTACAGCCAGGCCAAGCTGGGTCAGCTCTGGCAGGTGGCCACCCCGCTCCTGAACGCCGCGGTGTACTTCCTCATCTTCGGCCTGATCCTCGGCACGAAGAAGGGGATGACCCAGGACGTCTTCATCCCGTTCCTGGTGACCGGGGTCTTCGTCTTCACCTTCACCCAGAGCTCGGTGATGGCCGGGGTCCGCGCGATCTCCGGCAACCTCGGACTGGTCCGGGCGCTGCACTTCCCGCGCGCCTCGCTGCCCATCTCGTTCTCGCTCCAGCAGCTCCAGCAGCTGCTGTACTCGATGATCGTGCTGGTCGCGGTGACGGTGGCCTTCGGCAGCTATCCCCGGCTGTCCTGGCTGCTGGTGGTCCCCGCCCTGGCGATGCAGTTCTTCTTCAACACCGGGCTGGCGCTCGTCATGGCGCGGCTCGGGGCCAAGACACCCGACCTGGCCCAGCTGATGCCCTTCGTGATGCGGACCTGGATGTACGCGTCCGGCGTCATGTTCTCCATCCCGGTGATGCTGGCGTCGAAGCCGGCCTGGATCGGCGACGTACTGCAGTACAACCCGGCGGCCATCTACATGGACCTGATCCGGTTCGCGATGATCGACGGATACGGCTCCGAGAACCTGCCGTCGCATGTCTGGGCGGTCGGGCTCGCCTGGTCCGTCCTGGTCGGCATCGTGGGCTTCGTGTACTTCTGGAAGGCAGAGGAACGGTACGGCCGTGGCTGA
- a CDS encoding glycosyltransferase family 2 protein codes for MKLGAVVITMGNRPAELRALLDSVAAQKGDRIEVVVVGNGSPVPDVPAGVRTVELPENLGIPGGRNVGIEAFGPSGADVDALLFLDDDGHLPLTDTAELCRQAFADDPRLGIISFRIADPETGVTQRRHVPRLRAADPMRSSRVTTFLGGANAVRTRVIAEVGPLPGDFFYAHEETDLAWRALDAGWLIDYRADMVLNHPATAPSRHAVYHRMVARNRVWLARRNLPAPLVPVYLGVWMLLTLLRRPSGPALKAWFAGFREGWTTPCGPRRPMKWRTVWRLTRLGRPPVI; via the coding sequence ATGAAACTCGGCGCGGTCGTCATCACGATGGGCAACCGCCCGGCCGAGCTGCGCGCCCTGCTCGATTCGGTCGCCGCACAGAAGGGCGACCGGATCGAGGTGGTCGTCGTCGGCAACGGCTCGCCCGTCCCCGACGTCCCCGCCGGGGTACGGACCGTCGAGCTGCCGGAGAACCTGGGCATCCCGGGCGGCCGCAACGTGGGCATCGAGGCCTTCGGGCCGTCCGGCGCCGACGTGGACGCGCTGCTCTTCCTCGACGACGACGGGCACCTGCCCCTGACCGACACCGCGGAGCTGTGCCGCCAGGCGTTCGCCGACGACCCCCGGCTCGGCATCATCAGCTTCCGGATCGCCGACCCGGAGACCGGGGTCACCCAGCGCCGCCACGTGCCGAGGCTGCGGGCCGCCGACCCGATGCGCTCGTCCCGCGTGACGACGTTCCTCGGCGGCGCCAACGCCGTACGCACGCGGGTCATCGCCGAGGTCGGCCCGCTGCCGGGCGACTTCTTCTACGCGCACGAGGAGACCGACCTCGCCTGGCGTGCGCTGGACGCCGGCTGGCTGATCGACTACCGCGCCGACATGGTCCTCAACCATCCCGCCACGGCCCCCTCCCGGCACGCCGTCTACCACCGCATGGTGGCCCGCAACCGGGTCTGGCTGGCCCGCCGCAACCTGCCCGCGCCCCTGGTGCCGGTGTACCTCGGCGTGTGGATGCTGCTGACCCTGCTGCGCAGGCCGTCCGGCCCGGCGCTGAAGGCATGGTTCGCCGGATTCCGGGAAGGCTGGACGACGCCCTGCGGACCCAGGCGCCCGATGAAGTGGCGTACGGTGTGGCGGCTGACCAGGCTCGGCCGCCCGCCGGTCATCTGA
- the hpnC gene encoding squalene synthase HpnC codes for MTRARQARLDSAVPGTLDKAADENFPVAPFFLPRAWRGDLMAVYGFARLVDDIGDGDLAPGGADARHLGLDAAQSDDRLAMLDALERDLRRVFATTGESPQHPLMQALRPTVRRCPLTPEPFLGLIEANRQDQKVRRYGTYEELLAYCELSANPVGRLVLQLTGTESPERVRRSDAVCTALQIVEHLQDVTEDLGRDRIYLPADDMARFHVAESDLAAPSGGAAVRSLIAYEAERAGDLLNEGTPLVGSVHGRLKLLLAGFVGGGRAALTAIAAAGFDVLPGPPKPTKPSLLREVGVVLRRARREG; via the coding sequence GTGACCCGTGCCCGGCAGGCGCGGCTCGATTCCGCCGTACCCGGAACCCTCGACAAGGCGGCCGACGAGAACTTCCCGGTGGCCCCCTTCTTCCTGCCGCGCGCCTGGCGCGGCGACCTGATGGCCGTCTACGGCTTCGCCCGCCTCGTCGACGACATCGGTGACGGCGACCTCGCCCCCGGCGGCGCCGACGCCCGCCACCTCGGCCTCGACGCCGCGCAGAGCGACGACCGGCTCGCGATGCTGGACGCGCTGGAACGCGATCTGCGACGGGTTTTCGCCACCACCGGCGAGAGCCCCCAGCACCCCCTGATGCAGGCGCTGCGCCCCACCGTGCGGCGCTGCCCGCTCACCCCCGAACCCTTCCTCGGCCTCATCGAGGCCAACCGGCAGGACCAGAAGGTCCGCCGCTACGGGACGTACGAGGAGCTCCTCGCCTACTGCGAGCTCTCCGCCAACCCCGTCGGCCGCCTGGTCCTCCAGCTCACCGGAACCGAGAGTCCCGAGCGCGTCCGCCGCTCCGACGCCGTGTGCACCGCACTGCAGATCGTCGAGCACCTCCAGGACGTCACCGAGGACCTCGGCCGCGACCGGATCTATCTGCCGGCCGACGACATGGCGAGGTTCCATGTCGCCGAATCCGACCTGGCGGCCCCCTCCGGGGGCGCGGCGGTGCGGTCACTGATTGCCTACGAGGCGGAACGCGCCGGGGATCTGCTGAATGAAGGCACCCCCCTGGTGGGTAGCGTCCACGGCAGGCTCAAGCTGCTTCTCGCCGGATTCGTGGGAGGGGGGCGTGCCGCCCTCACCGCGATCGCGGCCGCCGGGTTCGACGTACTGCCCGGACCGCCCAAACCCACCAAGCCCAGCCTGCTGCGCGAGGTGGGAGTTGTCTTGCGAAGAGCGCGTAGAGAGGGGTGA
- the hpnD gene encoding presqualene diphosphate synthase HpnD, protein MSAPVQAAYSYCEAVTGQQARNFAYGIRLLPAEKRQAMSALYAFSRRVDDIGDGELEPETKRVRLESTRTLLDRVRAGAVDEDDTDPVAVALADAARRFPLPLEGLDELIDGVLMDVRGATYETWDDLKVYCRCVAGAIGRLSLGVFGTEPGAPGAERAAEYADTLGLALQLTNILRDVREDAGNGRTYLPADDLAKFGCSAGFHRATPPPGSDFAGLVHFEVRRARALFAEGYRLLPMLDRRSGACVAAMAGIYRRLLDRIERDPEAVLRGRVSLPGHEKAYVAVRGLSGLDARHISRRTARGRV, encoded by the coding sequence ATGTCGGCACCGGTACAGGCCGCATACAGTTACTGCGAGGCGGTCACCGGACAGCAGGCGCGTAACTTCGCGTACGGCATCAGGCTGCTGCCGGCCGAGAAGCGGCAGGCCATGTCGGCCCTGTACGCCTTCTCCCGTCGTGTCGACGACATCGGTGACGGCGAGCTGGAGCCGGAGACCAAGCGCGTCCGCCTGGAGAGCACCCGCACCCTGCTGGACCGGGTCCGCGCCGGCGCGGTCGACGAGGACGACACCGACCCGGTGGCCGTCGCGCTCGCGGACGCCGCCCGCCGCTTCCCGCTGCCGCTCGAAGGGCTCGACGAGCTCATCGACGGCGTGCTGATGGACGTGCGCGGCGCGACCTACGAGACCTGGGACGACCTCAAGGTCTACTGCCGGTGCGTCGCCGGCGCCATCGGCCGCCTCAGCCTGGGCGTCTTCGGTACGGAGCCGGGCGCGCCCGGGGCCGAGCGGGCGGCGGAGTACGCCGACACACTCGGCCTCGCGCTCCAGCTGACCAACATCCTGCGCGACGTCCGCGAGGACGCGGGCAACGGCCGCACCTATCTGCCCGCCGACGACCTCGCGAAGTTCGGCTGCTCCGCGGGCTTCCACCGGGCCACCCCGCCCCCCGGCTCCGACTTCGCCGGACTGGTCCACTTCGAGGTCCGGCGGGCCCGCGCCCTGTTCGCCGAGGGCTACCGGCTGCTGCCGATGCTCGACCGGCGCAGCGGTGCGTGCGTCGCGGCCATGGCCGGGATCTACCGCAGACTCCTCGACCGGATCGAGCGCGACCCGGAGGCGGTGCTGCGCGGCCGGGTCTCGCTGCCCGGTCACGAGAAGGCGTACGTGGCGGTGCGCGGACTGTCCGGCCTCGACGCCCGCCACATCTCGCGGCGCACGGCCCGAGGGCGTGTCTGA
- the hpnE gene encoding hydroxysqualene dehydroxylase HpnE produces MSDDAPRSSRAVVIGGGLAGITSALRLADAGLDVTLLEGRPRLGGLAFSFRRGELTVDNGQHVYLRCCTAYRWFLDRVEGTRLAPLQNRLDVPVLDVGRPSGPRLGRLRRNALPVPFHLAAGLAAYPHLSLAERAGVGRAALALGRLDPDDPALDDTDFGSWLARHGQSDRTIEALWDLVGVATLNATAPNSSLALAAKVFKTGLLSEPGAADIGWAAVPLGDVHDTLSRKALDSAGVRTELRTKANSLTRTDDGRWVVDTGAERIEADTVVLAVPQRETHDLLPEGALDAPERLLEIGTSPILNVHVVYDRKVLRRPFFAALGSPVQWVFDRTEASGLTGPGQYLAISQSAAGEEIELPVAELRARYLPELERLLPAARSAGIRDFFVTRERTATFAPAPGVGRLRPGTRTRAPDLFLAGAWTATGWPATMEGAVRSGAGAADAALLALGRPHEHPLQEAA; encoded by the coding sequence ATGAGCGACGACGCGCCGCGTTCCTCCCGCGCGGTCGTGATCGGCGGCGGACTCGCCGGCATCACCTCCGCCCTCCGCCTGGCCGACGCCGGGCTTGACGTGACCCTGCTCGAAGGCCGGCCCCGGCTCGGCGGCCTCGCCTTCTCCTTCCGCCGCGGCGAGCTGACCGTCGACAACGGCCAGCACGTCTACCTGCGCTGCTGCACCGCCTACCGCTGGTTCCTCGACCGGGTCGAGGGCACCCGGCTCGCACCCCTGCAAAACCGTTTGGACGTGCCCGTTCTCGACGTCGGACGGCCCTCGGGCCCCCGGCTGGGACGGCTGCGCCGCAACGCGCTCCCGGTGCCCTTCCACCTCGCGGCCGGACTCGCCGCGTACCCGCACCTCTCGCTCGCCGAGCGGGCGGGCGTCGGACGCGCCGCGCTGGCGCTCGGCCGGCTCGACCCGGACGACCCCGCACTCGACGACACCGACTTCGGCAGCTGGCTCGCCCGGCACGGCCAGTCCGACCGCACCATCGAGGCCCTCTGGGACCTGGTCGGCGTCGCCACCCTCAACGCCACCGCGCCGAACTCCTCGCTGGCGCTCGCCGCGAAGGTCTTCAAGACCGGCCTGCTCTCCGAGCCCGGCGCCGCCGACATCGGCTGGGCCGCCGTACCGCTGGGCGACGTCCACGACACGCTGAGCCGCAAGGCGCTCGACTCCGCCGGTGTCCGCACCGAACTGCGCACGAAGGCCAACTCGCTGACCCGCACCGACGACGGCCGCTGGGTCGTCGACACCGGCGCCGAACGGATCGAGGCGGACACCGTCGTGCTCGCTGTACCCCAGCGCGAGACCCACGACCTGCTGCCCGAGGGCGCGCTCGACGCCCCCGAGCGGCTGCTGGAGATCGGCACCTCGCCGATCCTCAACGTGCACGTCGTCTACGACCGCAAGGTGCTGCGGCGGCCGTTCTTCGCCGCGCTCGGCTCACCGGTCCAGTGGGTCTTCGACCGTACGGAGGCCTCCGGCCTCACCGGACCCGGCCAGTACCTCGCGATCTCGCAGTCCGCGGCCGGCGAGGAGATCGAGCTGCCCGTCGCCGAGCTGCGGGCCCGCTATCTGCCCGAACTGGAGCGGCTGCTCCCGGCCGCCCGGTCCGCCGGCATCAGGGACTTCTTCGTCACCCGCGAGCGCACGGCGACCTTCGCGCCCGCCCCGGGTGTCGGCAGGCTGCGGCCCGGGACGCGCACCCGCGCACCCGACCTCTTCCTGGCCGGCGCCTGGACCGCCACCGGCTGGCCCGCCACCATGGAGGGCGCCGTCCGCAGCGGTGCCGGCGCCGCGGACGCCGCACTCCTGGCGCTCGGCCGCCCCCACGAACATCCGCTGCAGGAGGCGGCATGA
- a CDS encoding ABC transporter ATP-binding protein, giving the protein MAEDNTAGRVPTVIADDVHIVYRVNGGGGGKGGATAALSRILRRDKAEERGVRKVHAVRGVTFTSYRGEAIGLIGTNGSGKSTLLRAIAGLLPTESGKVYTDGQPSLLGVNAALMSDLTGERNVVLGGLAMGMSREEIRERYQEIVDFSGINEKGDFITLPMRTYSSGMAARLRFSIAAAKNHDVLMIDEALATGDRKFQIRSEARIRELRKEAGTVFLVSHSNKSIRDTCDRVLWLEKGELLMDGPTDEVLKAYERETGK; this is encoded by the coding sequence GTGGCTGAGGACAACACCGCGGGGCGCGTCCCCACCGTGATCGCCGACGACGTGCACATCGTGTACCGCGTCAACGGCGGCGGCGGTGGCAAGGGCGGCGCCACCGCGGCACTGAGCCGGATACTGCGCCGGGACAAGGCCGAGGAGCGCGGGGTCCGCAAGGTGCACGCCGTGCGCGGCGTCACCTTCACCTCCTACCGGGGCGAGGCCATCGGCCTCATCGGGACCAACGGCTCCGGCAAGTCCACCCTGCTGCGGGCCATCGCCGGTCTGCTGCCCACCGAGAGCGGCAAGGTCTACACGGACGGCCAGCCCTCGCTGCTCGGGGTGAACGCCGCGCTGATGAGCGACCTGACCGGCGAGCGCAACGTGGTGCTGGGCGGGCTCGCCATGGGCATGAGCCGCGAGGAGATCCGCGAGCGGTACCAGGAGATCGTCGACTTCTCCGGCATCAACGAGAAGGGCGACTTCATCACCCTGCCGATGCGCACGTACTCCTCCGGTATGGCCGCCCGGCTGCGGTTCTCCATCGCGGCCGCCAAGAACCACGACGTCCTCATGATCGACGAGGCGCTGGCCACCGGTGACCGCAAGTTCCAGATCCGCTCCGAGGCGCGCATCCGGGAGCTCCGCAAGGAGGCCGGCACGGTCTTCCTGGTGAGCCACAGCAACAAGTCGATCAGGGACACCTGTGACCGTGTGCTGTGGCTGGAAAAGGGCGAGCTGCTGATGGACGGCCCGACCGACGAGGTCCTCAAGGCCTACGAGCGGGAGACCGGCAAGTAG